From the genome of Vitis riparia cultivar Riparia Gloire de Montpellier isolate 1030 chromosome 2, EGFV_Vit.rip_1.0, whole genome shotgun sequence:
aaacatagcaAGAGTGTTTaccgcttcggcccaaaaatactttggcaaattgttttcatttagcatggttctagccatttcttgaagagttctatttttcctttcaactaccccattttgttgaggagttctaggagccgaaaaattgtgattgataccatgcttattgcaatattcctcaaagtcaaaattctcaaattctctcccatgatcacttctaatGCAAGTGATTGAAaagcctttttcattttgaaccttgttacaaaattttgaaaactcataaaaagcttcactcttttgacttaaaaacaagacccatgtgtatctagagaaatcatccacaatgacataagcataagattttcctcctagACTAGGTGTCCTAgaaggaccaaataaatccatgtgtagcaattcaagaggtctagatgttgagatgaaatttttgtttttaaaagagtttttgatttgctttcccatttgacaagcttcacaaattttgtctttttgaaaattaattttgggaaggcctctaacgagttcatctttgttagttgggaaatgaggtccatgttagcatgtcccaacctcctatgccacaaccaactttgatcatatgcttgaaaaacatctatcatggccatcatattttgaaatatttatagcatatacattttcacatctatggcccatgaagatggttttgtcattttgaatatccttgatgatacaatgagatgcttcaaaaattactttaaaacctttgtcacaaagttgactaatgctcaaaagattgtgttttaaaccatctactaataaaacactttcaataagggaGGATGTACCATTACCTATGttaccttgaccaatgattcttccttttgcattgtctccaaaggtgacatatcctccttttctctttgtaaggaaggcaaacttggattcatccccggtcaTGTGTTTCTTGAGcacccactatccaagaaccacttatcctctTTTGAGCCCTACAAAATAGAATTCAAGTTGGTTTAGGTACCCATGTCTTTttgtccttgagggttagtgactttggatttttcaacccaaacctttttaaccttagcatttgaattcttttgagcaccatttcttaagggacatgtactactaatgtgtcctcctcttccacaaaagttacaAATAGTGGAAGGACATtcacttgaggattcttttacaaaatagtttttaaaatacttttggttctttgaagatttgaatcctagtccttgtttgtcaaaaacacatttttggcttgctaagatcatttcaaaggacttttgtccacaagagaaaattgaaagagaggaggtcaaccattcatttttctttttcaaaatttcattttcatttcttaaaatttcattctttttttcaagatgagttttagagtttTCATCAATcgaaaacttttctttcacttcctcgagttctttttcaagttcttgaattctctttttaagagaattatttttcaaactaagtttttcaaaatcctcatatagttcttcaaaaataacatgcatatcttcatcactagagttagagtttacctcatcaagatcatctattgccatgaagcacatgtttgccacttctttttccttttcttcctcggAAGATTCTTCACtctcactccaagtggccatcattgccttcttcattcttctcttggcttcaattttgtagagaggacaatcatatttaatgtgtcccggctttttgcatttgaagcatatcaaatctcctttctcttcccatttttctttgtcACCATGTGATGAGGATTCCCTTCTTGAGGGATTTCTTCTAGAGGTAAACTTttttcctctaaacctttcacctctcataTACTTGtttagctttcttgtgatgagctaaatcatcatcttcttcacttggtttatcttcttcaacatcttcttcttccttggttgtagccttgagagctatgcttttcttctttttgtcttcactctcttgtagttgctttgtcaaactgatttcataggtcattaatgaccctaagagttcttccataggtagcttggtcaaatCTTTAGCTTCTTGAATGGCGGTaacctttgtatgccactttgaggggagagacctcaatatcttcatcaccttttcggaTTCATTTATGACCCTTCCCAATGCTTCAAGGCCATTGACGATTTcagtgaacctagtaatcatctcaacaatagttttagtttctttcattgaaaacaattcatagttatggacaagtatattaatttttgactctttcacttgattagttccttcatgagttatttcaagcaatctccaaatttccttaGCAGATTTACATTGGCATATTCTATTGTATTCAttcctatccatagcacattgcaaagtataaacggctttagcatttaattgaaaatttcttctatcaagctcattccattctttcttgggttttggaaccaaaactccatcaactaatttagtgggaaaagttgagccatcttcaatgacatctcatacatctaaatcagttgattgtaagaaccaagtcattctagctttccaatagggatagttggttcccgtaaagaatggagctctatgttttgaacaattttcagtttgagataagcttgatggaatagtcattttcctcttagacgattaagtcttaagcaagaggtctagctctgataccaattgataaaacaaaggctatgaataattaaggaaaatacccaaaaggggggggggtgaattgggtttttcaaaatctttttccacacaataatatatgcacaaaataaataaaggaaagagataaagttagagaattcaaactcgggtttatagtggttcggcactcccttgcctacgtccactctcctcaatctcctaaccgagtgagagttccactaacttgaagcttcaatcaagctttcaatcgtcttacacttggattccggctccaatgggctctcacacaatctcttcaagatttgaaccacttgaaggctttcacactcagcttacacaaagatgaaactctcaacctagcttaaggatggctcaagtacaagagaaagctaggatgaattgcaagagtgcactaggaatatgcaagtgatggtttgatgcacttagaaagaaaatgagagctttttgatcaagaacaggtaggtgggctttgaatgcaattgttctcttagtcataaatgaagaggagctctcaatttataggtttctaagctcgggagacaaaaacagtagaaaagtagcctcgaccggacgagcaaagggtcgaccggatcactagccgttggtgcatttaatgcatggcaggttaccgttgtctcgaccggacaaggagtgaggctcgaccgggaagaacaagttactgggagagagagaaagtttttctacctccctcgaccggacctcgaccggacaagggtaaccggtcgaccggttccccaaccggttgagccggttggccatagcctcgaccggttgagtcttttggccccgaaaacctatcattttttatttctttcttttccaatacttaggcaaggtctttaggtgagttaatatgccaattttgaatcagtttgcctaaggtatatttgataaaactcgggttttaaagaaaatcaagttttagagaataaaccgagttttctaagatgcatgaaaaggtatgaacatcctaagtgcactcatgctatcatcttacattcatttcctatgatcgcaagtcttccaaatgatctcgatcccgtattcgtttggtccttgatgaatttttgagattaagcctgagattcttaacagtttaaaacaattagtcacttaaccatggtttgttatcatcaaaacctgattaggagaacccttgggctaacaatttattttaaattattttgcatatttgtatagttatttttaaaataatcctaagaaaataagtgaaaaaactgaaaacaagtaaaaaatattttttgaaaaactttattttctaattgtaaaatatatatatatatatatatatatatatatatatatattatatatatatatatatatatatatatatatatatatatttctgttttattttctaaagaatagaaaattataataagaaattgttaccaaacaagatttaagtataaaatcaattaaaagtaattttttttttctaaaattttctacGATATGATTATATGAAAATGGCattattagtaaataaaattttaaagctaAATATAAATTCTCATAATGTGAATAATTAAATAGCACACAATTTAATAcaattatttactttatttttaaattagacattATTTAACTAAgtctcaaaattaaaaatatatatatattcaaactcaaaatcaaagagaacatacaatttaaaacaattatttaataattaacattattagaaaaattataataaattaaatattagaaatgatgaaagaatgaaaaataaataagattttgttgcattacaaaaattaaattaaattttaaaaattcaaaattaaatttatcttgGAGTAcaaagtttctattttatttttattatatatatttggggaaaaaaactGAGGGGGGCATCTTTAAAATTCTCCAAAATTGAAGTCAGCATccaatggaaaacaaaaaattgtccAAGATAAAGTGGGCTTTTGGCATATTTTTCAAgaagttaatttattttctatattattaaaacttattaattccaatttaataatataaagataaaagaaaaatcccaCAATCTCTCAAACATCccaatgctttttttttttttttctccctctattatattatatttcaacCTTTTAACCACCTAGAACTGTTTCTcctacatataaaaaataatagtcaCAATATGTATTGATTGAAGACTAATTAATTAcctattgaaaacaaaaatgtactGATTAAATATTAGCTTTATATGATATCTAGGGCActgtatatttttaatatgcatCCCTTCTTGCTTGTTGAAACATAGATCAAAATCCTAGTCTCCTCAAGCATATTTACACTCTTCAGCTAATAATTGACCACTCCAAAACTTCACATGAATGACTagtaagtttaaatatattactttttattgaaCGGTAACTTACCAAACAACCACTAACTACAACCATATAAGCAAAATACAAAACTAaccttataaattatttaacagaaatatgatatcccacatcaaatatgagaaaaagcTCATTAagctatatatgtatgaactcCTTTAATTTTAGAcatattttaaagtcatgaaaCCCCTTTAGACTCCGACCAAATACTTCTACAAAATTATTGATGAAAGACAAGCATGTCATGTGCAAGGTGGATTGATGCTCTTTAGGTTGCATCCACTGCATGACAACAATTGACTTTTTATGTTATGTTCAAAAAGAGTACTAGCCACCCTAATTGAACCACGATAGCCAATGTATCACACACGTAGACTACAATCTCGATCATAGGAAATGTCATATAAACTGGAGCTCGATCCACATATGATATGAACCTTTGTACTTTTTGGGTATAATAGGTATAACAAATAATATCTATACGATTGAAAATGAGTCCttacataaaactattttatttattgccacttttaaacttaaaatagaatttttccTATAGATAAGAATGATGAAAACCCATAAACATATGGTATATATGCCCCGTTATAAACTCTTACCATATTTGCCTCAGAAACCGATTAACCATGCATTCATAAacttaatttattcattatagTGATGTAATCATTAAGTGGGAACAATTGAGGAGGAAGCAAAAATACATTGGCTTATATAAGAAAGGTAAACACAACTTAGATTCTCTTCTAACAGGTTGCATGTTGCCATATATGTTTATATCTCTCTTAGGACACAGCTCACAGCTTCTTCACCAAGAGATTGATTCCACGCTCTGGCTCTATAACAAACCAAGAGTGGGTGAGTGGCACAATACTTCGGAGAGAGGAAGAAGGAGAAATTGGATAGAAATAGAGCTAGAGTAATCTTCAGTTCAACCATGTCCAAAATCTGGCCTAGACACATCCGATTCCCGATCCCAAACGGCATGTACAAGTGTGGAAACTTGCATGCGCCTGCAATCCCATTCACAAATCTTTCTGGGATGAACTTGTAGGCGTCTGCTCACCATGCTTCGGGGTCGGTCTTCAGGGCAAGAACGAAGGCCCAAACATTGACCCCTTTCGGAATATACATGTCCCTAAGTTTGATGTCACTCAAGGCCTCCCTTGACATCACCGGAGTGAGAGTGTTTGAAAAACTACCACGCTTTTTAGTGGTGGgtcaatttcatatatatatatatatacacaattaCATATGTGAATATGGTAATTACAAGTATAGAAAGaatcaatcaaataaaactaGAAGCTACAATTGTGGGTCAAAGAGAATGCAAATGGAAAGCCTTGAATTGAGGTTGGGGATCCTTAGCATGATCCTTGACACCCCCCCGCAAGCTGAGCTTTGGATTTGAGCGGACGTGAAGCTTGGATGGGAAGAGTTCAAAGAGAGGTTTTGACACACTTTTGGTGAAGATGTCAGCAACTTGGAAGTGAGAAGGCACATACTGAGTGCGAAGGTTGCTAGTGAGAACAAGTTCACGAAGAAAGTGATAGTCGAGCTCAACATGCTTAACTCGTTTATGAGAAACCGGATTGGAGCTCAAGAAGATGGCACATAGGAGGAGAGGCCGCTGTGGAATTGAAACTTTGAGGTCACCGAGGAGATGCATGAGCCAAAGAAGTTTGGCAGCAATGAGCGCCAAAGCATGATACTTAGATTCATAATTGGAGCGAGAAATAGTAGGTTGCTTCTTggcactccaagaaaccaagttACCGCCAAGATAAATAGAGTAACCAGAGGTAGAGCGGCGAGTATCAGGGTAACCTGCCCAATCTACGTCTGAGTAAGCAACTAAAGCACCAGGGGCAGCAGAGGGATGAAAGGTAAGGCCAAAGTGTAGCGTGCCTTTAACATAACGAAGAATGCGTTTGACAACAAGAAAGTGGTCTTCAATTGGGGAGTGGAGAAATTGAAATATTCAAACGGGTAATGGTCAGATACTGGAGAGCGCCAACAAGAGATTTGTAAAGTGTAGGATCTGAGAACAAAGGACCATCAGGAAACAGGTGCTATGAAACAACCATGGGGGTGTGAACAAGTTTGTTGTTAAGTAGTTGAGCTCGTGTGAGAATATCCCGTGCGTATTTCAACTGGCTGATGAAGAGGCCATCAGAGGTGGTCGTTGCTTCAAGACCAAGGAAGTAACTGAGAGGACCCAGATCCTTAGTGGCAAACTCAAAATTGAGTTTGCAAGTAAAATTGTCAAGAAGAGATGAGTTGTTGCCTGTAATAatgatgtcatcaacataaagaagCAGATAGATTATGTCAGAGTGCTTATGAAAAACAAATAGTGATGTGAACAGCAAGCAAACCAAGAGAGATGAGCAACCTATCAGCCAtttttggagagagagagagagagaaagagagagagagagagagagagagagatctaGAGTCCTATAGAATAATGTTGTATGACTGGTTTCCAAATGTGTGgctcaaattaatttctttaggCAACTATTAGCAATTATATCTAGCTAATTCCAAAATTGTTTCTGTCTcctcctttttaaaataaaacaaaatgagaaattaaaattgaggGTGACGTTTGTATTAAGGAACATAATTTCCAACTTTTAAGCTACTAACTTAACTCAAAAGCTCAAATGATGTTTGAATAATTGAGGTAAAATACTAAATTCTAGAACCTGATCAACcataaacccaaaattttgataccattttatcaatttcatccaaaaaaaatgaagttattaCCTAAGAAATTAATGGTAGAGATCATGTCTGACTTTAGCTAAAAtcttgataataatattatccatacatataatattaaacaattcttttttaaatagagaaaatttatttaaaaaacaaataataacttTGAGTTTCTAAtcctttaattttaaatttggttctctttttaaataaataataaaaattttgaaagtatatattgattttggtattatcttattatattttatttcccacttagttttattgaaattttgaacATTACGGTCTTGAAAATGCAATGAAAAATGGTAGTAACTTCTATGTATATAACCTTGGCCTATTTGAGGGGTCTATCCCTAAGAAAATGATTCTTGATACTACTTTCTcacaaaattaatgaaaatttgagtAGCAACTAATTAATATTATGTGACCTTATTAGAGTATTGTCATCATGAAACGAAGAAAAAGGGAACTTATGATAAATGGGAAGGATTGCCTAGAACTCTGATTTCAATGTTCTCGACTTATTATTTGAAATGTGTGATGTATGTGTATCTATCAATTTTTGTAGTAGAAGGATGCTTACCATTTTAGCTTATATCTCATGTGTTTTTGCATGCAATATAGCATACAATGAGCCACCTTACTTTAGGTCATGATACATTTGAGGGCccttttattgaatagaaatcattgtgaaaatttaaagattttgaCTGTGTTtgcttcttcctttttcttttttttttctaaatagaaaaaattaaaatcagttaAAAACCAAACACTGCCCCtgtgaatatttaaaattggtttttcaattgcaataagatattttttacttccatctttaagaaaaataacaCAATTCATATGGTTGGGGTGGTtttcaagaaaatcaaatgaCATACAAATCATTGAATCTTTTGAATCTTAAAAGTACAATAAGTTGTTCGAAGCTATTGAAATAGTTTAGTGTAGCCATAAATATTTCTGCAAAGGGAAGTAATTTATTATAAGGAGTGACAAcgctttttcttttgaatatttgcaataaatttaactttcatAAAAGTAATTTCAAATTTGGTGTGAATTTACACTTAACTTTGATGagtataatttcaaattttgtgtaAATTTACATTCATTCCCCAAAATTCTTAAAGTCCAAACAGcaaacttatcaaatttatgatAGCAACGTTTATCCATCAAAAATTAATCTTGTgtatattcattttaatattttatttaaaatatatttctaaaatgGATTTCTCAATTTTGGGTTCATATATTGGAGTCCAAGTATTCTCTGTGggatgaaattcaaatttttaatttttgtcaaAACTCATAAGTTAAAAATTTGTCggtattttaattatatataataatggaTTAGAATTATAATTTGACAACTTTGATATCGcttccaaaaataatataatcacttaaaaatatgttcatttttatgcccggaatggagaaaaaaatgctaaaatgccaacaagCGTCTATTATTGAATTCACCTAATCCAATTGTACCCATTTTGGGAACAAGCGCCAagttttaaatttgtgaaattgtATAAAATGGAAATAcattcaaattataatttttcttttctaagttttCTATGGGGTATGTTTTGATTGTGTCAATTGAACGATCATTTCATAAATACATGGCAATTAATATATATGATGGTGGATGTGTCCCACTCGGGGTAGGTTTTGATTGTTTCAATTGAATTCGATTTGGCTTATGAAGATAACTTGTATGTATAAGGGTAGGTTTTGATTGTGTTCCATTGGAGTGGGTATGTTTTGATTTTGTCAATTCATTGACCTTTCAAGAAATATAAAGGA
Proteins encoded in this window:
- the LOC117905988 gene encoding uncharacterized mitochondrial protein AtMg00810-like, whose translation is MADRLLISLGNNSSLLDNFTCKLNFEFATKDLGPLSYFLGLEATTTSDGLFISQLKYARDILTRAQLLNNKLILHFTNLLLALSNHFLVVKRILRYVKGTLHFGLTFHPSAAPGALVAYSDVDWAGYPDTRRSTSGYSIYLGGNLVSWSAKKQPTISRSNYESKYHALALIAAKLLWLMHLLGDLKVSIPQRPLLLCAIFLSSNPVSHKRVKHVELDYHFLRELVLTSNLRTQYVPSHFQVADIFTKSVSKPLFELFPSKLHVRSNPKLSLRGGVKDHAKDPQPQFKAFHLHSL